The genome window CGCGCTTCAGCTGCCGGCGCAGGATGTGGAAGTAGTTCGCCGGCGTCGTGACGTTGGCGACCTGCATGTTGTCTTCGGCGCAAAGCTGCAGGAAACGCTCGAGGCGGGCCGAGGAATGTTCCGGACCCTGACCTTCATAGCCATGCGGCAGCAGGCAGACGAGGCCCGACATGCGCAGCCACTTGCGTTCGCCCGACGAGATGAACTGGTCGAAGACCACCTGCGCGCCGTTGGCGAAATCGCCGAACTGCGCTTCCCAGAGCGTCAGCGCATTCGGGCGGGCGAGCGAATAGCCGTATTCGAAACCGAGCACGGCCTCTTCCGAAAGCATCGAATTGATGACTTCGTAGCGTCCCTGCGTCGGCGAGAGATTGGCAAGCGGGATGTAGCGTTCTTCGGTTTCCTGATCGTAGAGCACGGAATGGCGCTGCGAAAAGGTGCCGCGTTCGCAATCCTGGCCGGACAGACGGATCTTACTGCCTTCGACGCAGAGCGCGCCGAAGGAGAGCGCTTCGGCCATCGCCCAGTCGATACCCTCGCCGGTGGCGATCATATTGGCGCGGTTTTCCATGAAGCGCTGGATCGTGCGATGCGCGTTGAAGCCCGCCGGGATCTCCGACAGCTTGCGACCGATCTCCTTCAGCGTCTTCATCGGCACAGCGGTCTTGCCGCGGCGCTGCTCATCGGCATTGTCGGCCGTACGCAGGCCCGACCACTCACCGTCCAGCCAGTCGGCCTTATTCGGCTTGTACTGCTGGCCGGCTTCGAACTCCTGCTCGAGGTGGAGGCGCCAATCGGCCTTCATCTTCTCGACCTCACCTTCGGTGAGCAGGCCCTCGGCGACGAGACGGGCCGCGTAGAGCTGCAGCACGGTCTTGTGGGCGCGGATCACCTTGTACATCTTCGGCTGCGTGAAGGACGGCTCATCGCCTTCATTGTGGCCGTAGCGGCGATAGCAGAACAGGTCGAGCACCACAGGCTTGTGGAACTTCATGCGGAATTCGGTGGCGATCTTGGCCCCGTAGACGACCGCTTCCGGATCGTCGCCGTTGACGTGCAGGATCGGCGCCTCGATCATCTTGGCGACGTCGGACGGATAGGGCGACGAGCGCGAGAAGGCCGGGTTCGTGGTGAAGCCGATCTGGTTGTTGATGATCACATGCATGGTGCCGGCGACGCGGTGGCCGCGCAGACCGGAAAGGCCGAGGATTTCGGCAATGACACCCTGGCCGGCAAAAGCCGCGTCGCCATGGATCAGCAGCGGCAGAACCTTGGCGCGTTCGGAAAGCGGGATGATGTCACCGTCCCAGACCGCGGCATTCATGTCCTGCTTGGCGCGGGCCTTGCCCATGACGACAGGATCGACGATTTCGAGATGCGACGGGTTCGCCGTCAGCGAAACGTGGATCTTGTTGCCGTCGAATTCGCGGTCGGAGGAGGCGCCGAGATGGTACTTGACGTCACCAGAGCCCTCGACCTCGTCGGGAGCGGCCGAGCCGCCCTTGAACTCGTGAAAGATCGCCCGGTGCGGCTTGCCCATGACCTGGGAGAGCACGTTCAGGCGGCCGCGATGGGCCATGCCGAATACGGCTTCCTTGAGGCCGAGATGGCCGCCGCGCTTGAGGATCTGCTCCAGCGCCGGGATCAGCGATTCGCCACCGTCAAGACCGAAACGCTTCGTGCCCTTGAACTTGACGTCGAGGAACTGTTCGTAGCCTTCGGCTTCGACGAGCTTGGCAAGGATCGCCTTCTTGCCTTCCGGCGTGAAGGCCACACCCTTGTCCGGTCCTTCGATGCGCTCCTGGATCCACGCCTTCTCTTCCGGATTGGAGATATGCATGAATTCGACGCCGAGCGTCGAGCAATAGGTGCGCTCGAGAATATCGATCATCTCGCGGATGGTGGCATATTCCAAGCCGAGCACGTTGTCGATGAAGATCCTGCGGTCGTAATCAGCGGCCGTGAAGCCGTAATTCTCCGGCGACAGTTCGCGATAATCGTCGACCGAAGCGGCGATGCCGAGCGGGTCGAGCTTGGCATGCAGGTGGCCGCGCATGCGATAGGCGCGGATCATCATGATGGCGCGCACGGAATCGCGCGTTGCCTGCAGCACGTCGCCAGCACTCGCCGGCTGGCCGGCAGCTTCGGCCTTCGCCTTGATCTTGGTCTCGATGACCTTCTCGACGATGCCCCAGTCGCCATCCAGCGCCGAGACGAGATCGCCGCTTGCCTGCAGCGGCCAATTCTTCCTGCGCCAGGAAGCGCCCTTGGCTGCCTTCTTCACGTCGTTCGGATCGTCTTCCAGTGCCTTGAAGAAGGACCGCCACTGATCGTCGACCGAGTTGGGATCGTCTTCATAACGGGCGTAGAGCTGCTCGATATAGGCAGCATTGGCGCCATCCAGAAACGAGGTGATCTGAAATTGCTCGTTGGCTTCTTGCCGTGCCATGGTTTTACGCGGACGCTTCCGCCCGCCTCCTGACTTTGATGAATTTGCCGGCTCGATCGCCGGCTGCCGCATTCGATTGCCGCCTGTCCGCGGCGCATCTGCATGTCTCTTACCGTCAAGGCCGGGCGGAAAGGCGCAGATGCCGTTCCTCCGCCCGGGGTCTTTAAGTGGTTTTAGCCCTTGAGGACTTCCACCAGCGTCTTGCCGAGGCGGGCCGGAGACGGCGACACCTTGATGCCTGCCGATTCCATCGCCGCGATCTTCGATTCCGCATCGCCCTTGCCGCCGGATACCACAGCACCGGCATGGCCCATGGTGCGGCCCTTCGGCGCCGTACGACCGGCAATGAAGCCGGCCATCGGCTTCTTGCGACCCTTCTTGGCCTCGTCCTTGAGGAACTGGGCTGCGTCTTCTTCAGCCGCACCACCGATTTCGCCGATCATGATGATCGAGGTCGTGGCTTCGTCGGCCAGGAACAATTCCAGGACGTCGATGAACTCGGTGCCCTTGACCGGGTCGCCGCCGATGCCGACGGCCGTCGTCTGGCCGAGACCTTCGTTCGATGTCTGGAAGACGGCCTCATAGGTCAGCGTGCCCGAGCGGGACACGATGCCGACCGAACCCTTGCGGAAGATCGAGCCCGGCATGATGCCGATCTTGCACTCTTCCGGCGTCAGGATGCCCGGGCAATTGGGCCCAAGCAGTCGCGACTTGGAGCGGTCGA of Rhizobium sp. BT04 contains these proteins:
- the sucD gene encoding succinate--CoA ligase subunit alpha; protein product: MSILVNKDTKILVQGLTGKTGTFHTEQALAYYGTQMVGGIHPKKGGETWAGSKGESLPIFATVAEGREKTGANASVIYVPPAGAADAIIEAIDAEIPFITCITEGIPVMDMVRVKARLDRSKSRLLGPNCPGILTPEECKIGIMPGSIFRKGSVGIVSRSGTLTYEAVFQTSNEGLGQTTAVGIGGDPVKGTEFIDVLELFLADEATTSIIMIGEIGGAAEEDAAQFLKDEAKKGRKKPMAGFIAGRTAPKGRTMGHAGAVVSGGKGDAESKIAAMESAGIKVSPSPARLGKTLVEVLKG
- a CDS encoding 2-oxoglutarate dehydrogenase E1 component; this encodes MARQEANEQFQITSFLDGANAAYIEQLYARYEDDPNSVDDQWRSFFKALEDDPNDVKKAAKGASWRRKNWPLQASGDLVSALDGDWGIVEKVIETKIKAKAEAAGQPASAGDVLQATRDSVRAIMMIRAYRMRGHLHAKLDPLGIAASVDDYRELSPENYGFTAADYDRRIFIDNVLGLEYATIREMIDILERTYCSTLGVEFMHISNPEEKAWIQERIEGPDKGVAFTPEGKKAILAKLVEAEGYEQFLDVKFKGTKRFGLDGGESLIPALEQILKRGGHLGLKEAVFGMAHRGRLNVLSQVMGKPHRAIFHEFKGGSAAPDEVEGSGDVKYHLGASSDREFDGNKIHVSLTANPSHLEIVDPVVMGKARAKQDMNAAVWDGDIIPLSERAKVLPLLIHGDAAFAGQGVIAEILGLSGLRGHRVAGTMHVIINNQIGFTTNPAFSRSSPYPSDVAKMIEAPILHVNGDDPEAVVYGAKIATEFRMKFHKPVVLDLFCYRRYGHNEGDEPSFTQPKMYKVIRAHKTVLQLYAARLVAEGLLTEGEVEKMKADWRLHLEQEFEAGQQYKPNKADWLDGEWSGLRTADNADEQRRGKTAVPMKTLKEIGRKLSEIPAGFNAHRTIQRFMENRANMIATGEGIDWAMAEALSFGALCVEGSKIRLSGQDCERGTFSQRHSVLYDQETEERYIPLANLSPTQGRYEVINSMLSEEAVLGFEYGYSLARPNALTLWEAQFGDFANGAQVVFDQFISSGERKWLRMSGLVCLLPHGYEGQGPEHSSARLERFLQLCAEDNMQVANVTTPANYFHILRRQLKRDFRKPLILMTPKSLLRHKRAVSTLAEMAGESAFHRLLWDDAEVIKDGPIKLQKDNKIRRVVMCSGKVYYDLLEEREKRGIDDIYLLRVEQLYPFPAKALINELSRFRNAEMVWCQEEPKNMGAWSFIDPFLEWVLAHIDAKYQRVRYTGRPAAASPATGLMSKHLSQLAAFLEDALGG